From a region of the uncultured Draconibacterium sp. genome:
- a CDS encoding Gfo/Idh/MocA family oxidoreductase: MTDRRKFIKQSAIATAAVGVAPGLLNACASPAEQVNVALIGCRSMGFNNLRSFLRKENNVSCVALCDVDSNVLEKRAAEVEKMTGKRPLTYADFRDVLDNKDVHAVIIGTPDHWHAIMMMMALDAGKHVYVEKPMGHSIEECNAMVAAQAKHPELYCQVGMWQRSSKHWFEASEIVKSGLLGDVHLVKAWIYKGYDTAYPVMEDSIAPDYVDYDMWLGPAPKRPFNMNRFHYNFRWWWDYAGGAMTDWGVHLLDFALYAMDADMPESISPGGGIFYHQPGAIETPDIQQAIYQYPKHTMIWECGLNPGIGPYQKAHGIAFVGQKGTLVVTRSGYEILPDHSSELKGPFFQAKARKEYGDGLDEHVQNLLSCIRKGGTLNAPVEVGAKTAIVSEMGNMAYRVGQRIHWNNASQSFNEAIANDLMKLNYNKDWQLPKV, from the coding sequence ATGACTGATAGAAGAAAATTTATTAAACAATCGGCTATCGCCACAGCAGCAGTTGGTGTTGCTCCGGGACTTTTAAATGCCTGTGCATCGCCTGCCGAGCAGGTTAATGTGGCGCTTATCGGTTGTCGTTCGATGGGATTTAACAACCTCCGTAGTTTTTTGCGCAAGGAAAACAATGTATCCTGTGTGGCACTTTGCGATGTTGACAGCAACGTGTTGGAGAAAAGAGCTGCCGAAGTTGAAAAAATGACGGGTAAACGACCGCTTACCTACGCCGATTTCAGAGATGTATTGGATAACAAAGACGTACATGCGGTAATTATCGGTACTCCCGACCACTGGCATGCCATAATGATGATGATGGCTCTGGATGCCGGAAAACACGTATATGTGGAAAAACCGATGGGGCACAGTATTGAAGAATGTAACGCAATGGTGGCTGCCCAGGCCAAACATCCCGAATTATATTGCCAGGTAGGTATGTGGCAACGTAGCTCGAAACATTGGTTCGAGGCTTCGGAGATTGTGAAATCAGGATTACTTGGCGATGTTCATTTGGTAAAAGCATGGATTTACAAAGGTTACGATACGGCGTATCCGGTAATGGAAGATTCCATTGCACCGGATTATGTTGATTATGATATGTGGCTGGGACCCGCACCCAAACGTCCGTTTAATATGAATCGGTTTCATTATAATTTCCGCTGGTGGTGGGATTATGCCGGTGGAGCAATGACCGATTGGGGCGTTCACCTTCTTGATTTTGCTTTGTACGCCATGGATGCCGATATGCCTGAGTCCATTTCTCCGGGCGGCGGTATTTTTTACCACCAGCCGGGAGCCATTGAAACACCCGATATCCAGCAGGCCATTTATCAATATCCAAAACATACCATGATTTGGGAATGTGGTTTAAATCCGGGCATAGGGCCCTACCAAAAAGCGCACGGTATTGCTTTTGTTGGGCAAAAAGGAACTTTGGTAGTTACGCGTAGTGGTTACGAGATTTTACCCGATCACAGCAGTGAGTTGAAAGGGCCGTTTTTTCAAGCTAAAGCCCGGAAAGAATATGGCGATGGTTTGGATGAGCACGTGCAAAACCTGCTTTCGTGTATACGAAAAGGCGGCACTTTAAATGCACCTGTTGAAGTAGGCGCAAAAACAGCTATCGTTTCAGAGATGGGAAATATGGCTTATCGTGTTGGCCAGCGCATTCACTGGAATAATGCGTCGCAGTCGTTTAACGAGGCTATAGCCAACGATTTGATGAAACTGAATTACAATAAAGACTGGCAATTGCCGAAGGTATAG
- a CDS encoding type II CAAX endopeptidase family protein, with product MKRNNVETKIGYLLNTNKIVKISEILLVFILAFALIKLLTPYAGDNQLLLMGIIWSANILMIGLVLLGIKLRGQKWSDFGLTFGRISLKKSIRIFLLSLLACTLGAAGFMLGTLVMANISGMPESADMSVYEYLYNNIFMLVITLIGVYIISSFGEEVVYRAFLINRISELGFDSKYGKMATVIISAVIFGLVHYTWGPTGMVSTGLFGLAMGICYLKFKKNLWILVLAHAYLDTILLVQVYMSSN from the coding sequence ATGAAAAGAAACAATGTCGAAACAAAAATTGGATACCTGTTGAACACGAATAAAATAGTTAAGATTAGTGAGATTCTTTTAGTATTTATTTTAGCCTTTGCTTTGATTAAATTATTGACACCTTATGCCGGAGATAACCAATTACTACTAATGGGAATTATCTGGAGTGCCAATATTTTAATGATAGGTCTTGTTTTGTTGGGAATCAAACTCCGTGGACAAAAATGGAGTGATTTCGGGTTAACATTCGGACGCATCAGCTTAAAAAAAAGTATTAGGATATTCCTTCTTTCTCTACTGGCTTGTACTCTTGGGGCTGCAGGATTTATGCTTGGAACTCTTGTTATGGCCAATATTTCAGGCATGCCCGAAAGTGCCGATATGAGTGTTTATGAATATTTATATAACAATATATTCATGCTGGTAATAACTCTTATTGGCGTTTATATAATATCCTCATTTGGTGAAGAAGTGGTTTACCGGGCATTTTTAATTAACCGCATAAGCGAATTAGGTTTTGATTCTAAATATGGAAAGATGGCAACAGTTATCATTAGCGCTGTAATTTTTGGATTAGTGCATTATACATGGGGACCGACGGGTATGGTCTCAACCGGACTTTTTGGTTTGGCTATGGGAATATGTTATTTGAAATTTAAAAAGAACCTTTGGATATTGGTGCTAGCTCATGCATACCTGGATACAATATTATTGGTACAAGTGTATATGTCAAGTAATTAA
- a CDS encoding helix-turn-helix domain-containing protein, translated as MKALRQPEIFAGIAQNETSKYMGSNLTPDQIEEYKKQLLDLFNTEKPFLNPQVSLADLSEKLSISTKHLSQVINQSFNKSFFDFINTFRIQEVQRILKESRDDKMTVLEAMYEAGFNSKSSFNTAFKKETGQTPTEFRKTI; from the coding sequence TTGAAAGCACTTCGACAACCCGAAATTTTTGCAGGCATTGCACAAAATGAAACAAGCAAATACATGGGATCGAATTTGACCCCAGATCAAATTGAGGAATATAAGAAACAGTTATTGGATTTGTTCAATACCGAAAAACCTTTCCTGAACCCTCAAGTTAGTCTTGCCGATTTATCTGAAAAACTATCCATATCTACAAAACACCTGTCCCAAGTGATCAATCAGTCGTTTAATAAAAGTTTTTTCGATTTTATAAACACCTTCAGAATTCAGGAAGTTCAACGAATCCTGAAAGAATCCAGAGACGATAAAATGACTGTTCTCGAGGCAATGTACGAGGCAGGATTCAATTCTAAATCTTCTTTTAATACAGCCTTTAAAAAAGAAACAGGACAAACACCAACAGAATTCCGAAAAACAATTTAA
- a CDS encoding PmoA family protein, with amino-acid sequence MKRSFVIALLLVLLTNGLVWGQLTMKKQQDGIKIVDGSSNVLFYRMHPLNKDGAYERCNYIHPLWGLNGKVLTEDFPADHLHHRGIFWAWHQVWIGDERIGDPWEIKDFDQEVTEIEFVKEPDQTVWLKSEVLWLSDKWKKNGKPKPYIQENVSIHIYKSSLKYRRIDFEISLLALEENLRIGGSEDEKGYGGFSVRMILPDDVQFSGKNGSIKPLETAVESQGYVNISGSLGKGNSKAGIVILDNKENPDYPQNLILREKNSMQNMAWPGAKPVALSTTEPLVLKYSLIVYSGKMNAKKIAKVVHE; translated from the coding sequence ATGAAAAGATCTTTTGTAATAGCGCTACTCCTGGTTCTGCTTACCAACGGATTGGTTTGGGGACAATTGACTATGAAAAAGCAGCAGGATGGAATTAAAATAGTTGATGGTTCTTCAAACGTTTTGTTTTACCGGATGCATCCGTTGAATAAAGATGGTGCCTACGAGCGGTGCAATTATATTCACCCGCTTTGGGGACTTAACGGCAAGGTCCTTACTGAAGATTTTCCTGCTGATCATTTACACCACCGAGGTATTTTTTGGGCATGGCATCAGGTTTGGATTGGCGATGAACGTATTGGCGATCCGTGGGAGATAAAGGATTTTGACCAGGAAGTTACGGAGATCGAATTTGTGAAAGAGCCCGATCAAACGGTGTGGCTAAAAAGTGAGGTGCTTTGGTTGTCTGACAAGTGGAAAAAGAATGGAAAACCCAAGCCGTATATTCAGGAGAATGTTTCCATTCATATATACAAAAGTTCGTTGAAATACCGTAGAATCGATTTTGAAATCAGCCTGCTGGCACTGGAAGAGAATTTGCGAATTGGAGGCTCCGAAGATGAAAAAGGTTATGGAGGTTTTTCTGTTCGAATGATTTTACCCGACGATGTTCAGTTTTCCGGAAAAAACGGAAGCATTAAACCTTTGGAAACTGCAGTGGAGTCGCAGGGATATGTTAACATTTCAGGATCGCTGGGAAAAGGAAATTCGAAGGCCGGTATTGTAATCCTTGATAATAAGGAAAATCCCGATTATCCGCAGAATCTGATCTTACGCGAAAAAAACAGCATGCAAAATATGGCCTGGCCGGGTGCTAAACCGGTTGCACTTTCAACCACCGAACCATTGGTTTTAAAGTATTCGCTTATTGTTTATTCGGGTAAAATGAATGCGAAAAAAATTGCAAAAGTGGTGCATGAATAA
- a CDS encoding FAD:protein FMN transferase, with protein sequence MTQSTIFSDTFLAFGSHCDVVLPNLEAGTAKNIFQQIKADIEQLESTISRFSLLSDIHELNQTGKDVWIEVPADLWEILTITNDFNQMSQGAFDVTMFPVQSLWVEKEDVDENELEEARQKCGFDKIELDLDNKRLRFKEDGVELDFGAIEKGFALDLVKPLLLDLGVKNAIISFEEDVVLALGNHPAGTDWPLGIRNQQQPNEFTHVFEVSGQSVYTTGTVYIRDDGEGMKTRKIISPATGLPVEGKRTVSVKADSATMGAFIANIWLILPENDKTIISNQLSNVEILEVEYTEDDVKTKTTIIEKGEQ encoded by the coding sequence ATGACGCAATCTACTATTTTTAGTGATACTTTTTTGGCCTTTGGCAGTCATTGCGATGTAGTGCTGCCAAACCTTGAGGCCGGTACCGCAAAAAATATATTTCAACAGATAAAAGCCGATATTGAACAGCTGGAAAGTACGATCAGCCGCTTCAGTTTATTGTCTGATATTCACGAGCTCAATCAAACCGGAAAAGACGTTTGGATAGAAGTTCCAGCCGATTTGTGGGAAATTCTAACTATTACAAACGATTTTAACCAAATGAGTCAGGGAGCTTTTGATGTAACCATGTTCCCGGTTCAATCGCTTTGGGTTGAAAAGGAAGATGTTGATGAAAATGAACTGGAGGAAGCGCGACAAAAATGTGGGTTTGATAAAATAGAACTCGATCTTGATAATAAACGACTTCGTTTTAAAGAAGACGGAGTAGAGTTGGATTTTGGCGCAATAGAAAAAGGATTTGCTCTTGATCTGGTTAAGCCACTATTACTCGATCTGGGGGTAAAAAATGCCATTATCAGTTTTGAGGAAGATGTGGTGTTGGCACTTGGAAACCATCCGGCCGGGACAGACTGGCCTCTGGGAATCCGGAATCAGCAGCAACCAAACGAATTCACACATGTTTTTGAGGTATCGGGGCAAAGCGTTTATACAACCGGAACCGTTTATATTCGCGATGATGGCGAAGGAATGAAAACCCGAAAGATTATCAGTCCGGCCACTGGTCTTCCTGTTGAAGGAAAACGAACCGTTTCGGTAAAGGCCGACTCTGCAACAATGGGGGCTTTTATTGCAAATATTTGGCTAATCCTACCGGAGAACGATAAAACCATCATCTCGAACCAACTGAGTAATGTTGAAATTCTGGAAGTTGAATATACCGAAGATGATGTAAAAACAAAGACAACGATAATAGAAAAGGGGGAGCAGTAA
- the ltrA gene encoding group II intron reverse transcriptase/maturase, with protein sequence MISLLQSRTQPIEKEAVWAAFKKVKSNGGSAGVDGVTIEMVESNARKYLYPVWNRLSSGSYYPQPVKQVPIPKLDGTDRLLGIPTVCDRVAQMVIREELEPIVEPTFHRNSFGYRPRRSARQAVQQCKENCMKYDWVIDLDIKGFFDNIDHELLMKAVRHHTQEKHILLYVERFLKADVQLPEGSIQKNTQKGTPQGGVISPLLANIFMDIVFDKWMDKYYPENPFERYADDVIIHCQNFKEALRLLENLKRRLKQCKLEAHKEKTKIVYCKRNQKKHPPFEVKCRTFDFLGFTFKTRRTRGKWGHLQLVFTPSMSRKAIKRVGERLRELKIHRMVQFNIQKIAEMLAPYLRGWINYFGHFNVTGLKRAMRLLNRRLIKWVTNKYRRYRRKPRKLAWNWLTNIYKCYPNLFVHWTYGFHP encoded by the coding sequence ATGATTAGTTTATTACAATCAAGGACTCAACCGATAGAGAAAGAAGCGGTATGGGCAGCCTTTAAGAAAGTAAAATCCAACGGGGGGAGTGCCGGTGTTGACGGAGTAACCATTGAAATGGTTGAATCCAATGCCCGGAAGTATTTGTACCCTGTATGGAACCGTCTTTCGTCTGGCAGCTATTATCCGCAACCCGTTAAACAAGTACCCATTCCCAAGCTGGACGGCACAGACCGCCTGTTGGGGATACCCACGGTATGCGACCGAGTAGCTCAAATGGTAATACGGGAAGAACTTGAACCTATAGTTGAACCTACGTTTCATAGGAACAGCTTTGGCTACCGTCCGAGACGGAGTGCCAGGCAAGCTGTTCAACAATGCAAAGAGAATTGCATGAAGTACGACTGGGTCATCGATTTGGACATCAAGGGATTCTTCGATAATATCGACCATGAGCTGCTTATGAAAGCAGTACGTCATCATACGCAGGAGAAACATATTTTGCTGTATGTTGAACGTTTTCTGAAAGCCGATGTGCAGTTGCCCGAAGGTAGTATTCAGAAGAATACTCAGAAAGGGACACCACAAGGCGGGGTAATCAGCCCGTTGTTGGCAAATATTTTTATGGATATTGTGTTCGATAAATGGATGGATAAATATTATCCTGAAAATCCGTTCGAACGCTATGCCGATGACGTGATAATCCATTGCCAGAACTTCAAAGAGGCACTCCGTTTATTGGAGAACCTGAAACGAAGATTAAAGCAATGTAAGCTGGAAGCCCACAAAGAGAAAACGAAGATTGTTTACTGCAAGCGCAACCAGAAGAAGCACCCACCCTTTGAAGTGAAGTGCCGCACGTTTGATTTTTTAGGGTTTACCTTTAAAACGAGGCGTACACGGGGCAAATGGGGGCATCTTCAGTTGGTATTTACGCCAAGTATGAGCAGGAAAGCTATCAAGCGGGTAGGGGAACGATTAAGGGAGTTGAAGATTCATCGCATGGTACAGTTTAATATCCAGAAAATTGCCGAAATGCTGGCACCGTATTTACGGGGTTGGATAAATTACTTTGGTCATTTTAATGTAACTGGATTAAAACGGGCTATGCGGCTTTTGAACCGGAGGCTCATCAAATGGGTAACAAACAAGTATCGTCGGTACAGGCGAAAACCACGTAAACTTGCATGGAACTGGTTAACGAACATCTATAAATGTTATCCGAACCTGTTTGTGCATTGGACGTATGGTTTTCATCCGTAG
- a CDS encoding glycerate kinase, translating into MKKIVIAPDKFKGSLTGIEFCDAVERGIKKYIENVLIVKLPLADGGDGTVDALKFYTGGKLISAEVHDPLLRLIRANYLYAEKEKLAFIEMAEASGIRLLKNEELNPLETSTFGTGELILDALKRGAKHILLGIGGSSTNDAGMGMASALGFRFFDTENNLLEGRGKDLNRLATIDTELVNKELRNIKFEVACDVDNPLYGPNGAAHIYAPQKGASQRVVEELDAGLSNFNEKVEIQFGKSLQNIAGAGAAGGLGAGCVLFLNAKLKSGTQLIKSIADFDREVKDADWIVTGEGKFDEQTFSGKVIKGVLDSRTNQKLAVFCGLSELSEQQIKAHKIDYLAEMIQQATNVEDSIKNAGKYLEEAAAQFAVTIASGK; encoded by the coding sequence ATGAAGAAGATCGTAATTGCACCCGATAAATTTAAAGGATCGTTAACAGGCATTGAATTTTGCGATGCCGTTGAACGTGGCATTAAAAAATACATCGAAAATGTGTTGATTGTAAAATTGCCACTTGCCGATGGTGGCGACGGAACGGTTGACGCCCTGAAATTTTATACAGGTGGTAAGCTGATTTCTGCAGAGGTTCACGATCCTTTGTTACGCCTCATTCGAGCTAACTATTTGTATGCCGAAAAAGAAAAGCTGGCTTTTATCGAAATGGCCGAAGCATCAGGAATTCGTTTACTGAAAAACGAAGAACTGAATCCGTTGGAAACTTCAACTTTCGGAACGGGCGAATTAATTTTGGATGCTTTAAAACGCGGGGCCAAACACATTCTTTTGGGAATTGGCGGAAGCTCAACCAACGATGCCGGAATGGGAATGGCAAGTGCGCTTGGTTTTCGTTTTTTTGATACTGAAAACAATTTGTTGGAGGGGAGAGGAAAGGATTTAAACCGTCTGGCAACCATCGACACTGAATTGGTAAATAAAGAACTGAGGAACATTAAATTTGAAGTGGCCTGCGATGTGGATAATCCCTTATACGGGCCAAATGGTGCAGCACATATTTACGCGCCGCAAAAAGGAGCATCACAGCGGGTAGTGGAAGAGCTGGATGCCGGCCTGAGTAATTTTAACGAAAAAGTAGAAATACAATTTGGGAAAAGCCTGCAAAATATAGCCGGTGCCGGTGCTGCCGGAGGACTGGGAGCAGGCTGTGTTTTGTTTCTGAACGCGAAATTAAAATCTGGTACACAACTGATAAAATCAATTGCTGATTTTGACCGCGAAGTAAAAGACGCCGACTGGATCGTTACCGGCGAAGGCAAGTTCGATGAGCAAACATTTTCAGGGAAAGTGATTAAAGGTGTGCTCGATTCAAGAACCAACCAGAAACTGGCAGTTTTTTGTGGGTTGAGTGAGTTAAGCGAACAACAAATAAAAGCGCATAAAATCGATTACCTGGCTGAAATGATTCAACAGGCTACCAATGTTGAAGATTCTATTAAAAATGCAGGAAAATACCTGGAAGAAGCTGCCGCACAGTTTGCTGTAACCATTGCATCAGGGAAATAA
- a CDS encoding Gfo/Idh/MocA family oxidoreductase: protein MTNRRDFLKKVSAGAAGVAVGGTAMGMSAKSYSKILGANDKLNVAIMGLGRRLGAYSEPIAQKESNVELKYLCDVMEHQRKRAAERFAKVIDYKPKLENDFRKILDDKDVDCIINATPDHWHTPGSVMAMQAGKHVYVEKPCSHNMAENEMIVKAAEKYNKVVQMGNQQRSSDHTNEIIKEIHNGIIGVPYRAVAFYINQRGEVPVQKKAAVPNGLDWEIWQGPAIHRDYTEETWDYNWHWYGWNYGTGETGNNATHELDVARWALQVGLPNNVHVEAGKRHFFDDGWEMYDTMDATFLFEGDKVIKWDGRSRSGQDTYGLGGRGTIIYGSEGTVFVDRGKYILYDRNGKIIKDSVANSQEAGTALGGGGDTSTAHVQNWFNGIRGVGKLNSHIMEGAISQTMVHYSNVAYRVGHGFDICDKTGIMYDRDAMKLWGREYDPNWEPKL, encoded by the coding sequence ATGACTAACAGAAGAGATTTTTTAAAAAAGGTGTCGGCTGGTGCAGCCGGTGTTGCAGTTGGAGGAACTGCGATGGGAATGTCGGCAAAAAGTTACAGTAAAATTTTAGGTGCAAACGATAAACTGAATGTCGCCATTATGGGGCTGGGCCGCCGTTTGGGGGCTTATTCCGAACCAATTGCCCAAAAAGAAAGCAATGTTGAGCTAAAATACCTGTGCGATGTGATGGAGCATCAGCGTAAGCGTGCTGCCGAGAGGTTTGCGAAGGTTATTGATTACAAACCAAAACTGGAGAATGATTTCAGGAAAATTCTTGACGATAAGGATGTGGATTGTATTATTAATGCCACTCCTGACCACTGGCATACTCCGGGATCGGTAATGGCTATGCAGGCCGGGAAACATGTCTATGTAGAGAAACCCTGCAGCCACAACATGGCCGAAAATGAGATGATCGTTAAAGCAGCCGAGAAATACAATAAGGTTGTCCAGATGGGTAATCAGCAACGTTCGTCGGATCATACGAATGAGATTATAAAAGAAATTCATAACGGAATTATTGGTGTGCCATATAGGGCAGTAGCTTTTTACATCAACCAAAGAGGAGAGGTGCCTGTGCAGAAAAAAGCCGCTGTACCAAACGGACTTGATTGGGAAATCTGGCAGGGTCCGGCAATTCACCGCGATTACACCGAAGAAACCTGGGATTATAACTGGCACTGGTATGGCTGGAATTACGGAACAGGAGAAACCGGAAATAATGCTACCCACGAGCTGGATGTAGCACGTTGGGCACTGCAGGTAGGTTTACCAAACAATGTGCATGTTGAAGCTGGCAAGCGTCATTTTTTCGATGATGGCTGGGAAATGTACGATACCATGGATGCAACTTTCCTTTTCGAAGGTGACAAAGTGATTAAATGGGATGGCCGTAGCCGCTCTGGTCAGGATACCTATGGTTTAGGAGGCCGCGGAACGATTATTTACGGAAGCGAAGGAACTGTGTTTGTCGACCGTGGTAAATATATTTTGTACGATCGTAACGGAAAAATTATTAAAGACAGCGTAGCTAATTCGCAGGAAGCCGGTACTGCTCTTGGTGGTGGTGGCGACACGTCAACCGCGCACGTTCAAAACTGGTTTAACGGAATCCGGGGTGTTGGAAAACTGAATTCACACATTATGGAAGGCGCAATTAGCCAGACAATGGTGCATTACTCAAATGTTGCCTATCGTGTTGGACACGGATTTGACATTTGCGATAAAACCGGAATTATGTACGACCGTGATGCCATGAAATTATGGGGCAGGGAGTACGATCCAAATTGGGAACCAAAACTATAG
- a CDS encoding S9 family peptidase, translated as MKKLIYLSFIWGLFLVACTSKVKMEPPIAKKMMKELTIHGHTRVDNYYWMNERENPEVIAHLEAENAYKDVVMKHTEPLQKKLFEEIKSKIKPENKSVPYKKNGYYYYYKQLPGKEYDVNCRKKGSLDAEEEVILDENVLAEGQDFFMLGGLSVSPDNRLIAYGVDTVSRRKYTIHFKNLETGEVLPDAIPLTTGSAVWANDNKTVYYTLKDDVTLRSEKIMKHVIGTPVEDDVEVFYEDDETFSVSIFKTKSQKYLIIGSESTLTSEYQFLDANNPEGDFKIIQPRVRGLEYSVDHFGNDFYIRTNLDALNFRLMKTPVTATEKENWTEVIPHRSDVFFDNFEILKDYLVVNERIEGINQLRVIPWKGEEYYIDFDEEVYTVSPNVNLDFDTDIFRFSYTSMTTPNSIYDYNLKTKEHKLLKQQEVLGGFNKDDYETKRIYATAGDGTKIPISIVYKKGMEKNGDNPALLYGYGSYGITNNPSFSLARLPLLDRGFVYAIAHIRGSQINGRQWYEDGKLLKKMNTFTDFNDCAQFLIDDGYTNPDKLFAMGGSAGGLLMGACINLRPDLYKGVIAAVPFVDVVTTMLDETIPLTTSEFDEWGNPKIEKYYYYMLSYSPYDNVEAKDYPALLVTTGLHDSQVQYWEPAKWVAKLRELKTDDNPLLFHINMEYGHGGASGRYEWIKETALEYAFIFDQIGITE; from the coding sequence ATGAAGAAGTTAATTTATTTGAGTTTTATTTGGGGACTATTTTTAGTGGCATGTACTTCGAAAGTGAAGATGGAGCCACCTATTGCAAAAAAGATGATGAAAGAACTTACGATACATGGTCATACGCGCGTTGACAATTATTACTGGATGAATGAGCGCGAAAACCCTGAAGTGATCGCACATCTCGAAGCTGAGAACGCTTACAAAGATGTTGTGATGAAACACACTGAACCGCTTCAGAAAAAATTATTTGAGGAAATAAAGTCGAAAATCAAGCCGGAAAATAAGTCGGTACCCTACAAAAAGAATGGTTACTACTATTACTACAAACAATTACCCGGTAAAGAGTACGATGTAAACTGCCGAAAAAAGGGGAGTCTCGATGCCGAAGAAGAAGTGATACTCGATGAAAATGTGCTCGCAGAAGGTCAGGATTTTTTTATGCTTGGCGGATTATCGGTAAGCCCGGATAACAGACTTATCGCCTACGGCGTTGATACAGTTAGTCGCAGAAAATACACTATTCATTTTAAGAATCTGGAAACCGGCGAAGTTTTACCCGATGCCATTCCTTTAACAACCGGGAGTGCCGTTTGGGCCAATGATAATAAAACGGTTTATTATACTTTGAAAGACGATGTCACGCTTCGTTCAGAAAAAATTATGAAGCACGTAATAGGCACTCCGGTTGAAGACGATGTAGAAGTGTTTTATGAAGACGATGAAACATTCTCAGTGTCTATTTTTAAAACAAAATCTCAAAAATATCTGATCATAGGAAGTGAAAGTACACTTACTTCTGAATATCAGTTTCTTGATGCCAACAATCCGGAGGGTGATTTTAAAATCATTCAGCCTCGTGTAAGAGGATTAGAATATTCGGTGGATCATTTTGGTAATGACTTTTATATTCGTACCAACCTCGATGCATTAAACTTCCGTTTAATGAAAACTCCGGTAACAGCTACTGAAAAAGAAAACTGGACGGAAGTGATTCCACACCGCAGTGATGTTTTCTTTGATAATTTTGAAATTTTAAAAGATTACCTGGTTGTTAACGAACGTATAGAGGGAATAAACCAGCTTCGTGTAATACCGTGGAAAGGCGAGGAGTATTATATCGATTTTGATGAAGAAGTGTACACGGTTAGTCCGAATGTAAACCTCGACTTTGATACCGATATTTTCCGTTTTAGCTACACTTCGATGACCACTCCTAATTCGATTTACGATTACAACCTGAAAACAAAAGAGCACAAGTTACTGAAGCAACAGGAAGTGCTCGGAGGTTTTAACAAGGATGATTACGAAACCAAACGTATTTATGCAACTGCCGGCGACGGAACAAAAATTCCTATATCGATTGTGTATAAAAAAGGAATGGAAAAGAATGGCGATAATCCAGCGTTGTTATATGGATATGGTTCGTATGGAATTACGAACAATCCAAGCTTTTCTTTAGCTCGTTTGCCTTTGCTCGATCGGGGATTTGTGTATGCAATTGCACATATTCGCGGAAGTCAAATCAACGGCCGCCAGTGGTACGAAGACGGTAAGTTGTTGAAAAAGATGAACACCTTTACCGATTTTAACGATTGTGCCCAATTCCTTATCGACGACGGATACACCAACCCCGATAAATTATTTGCTATGGGCGGAAGTGCAGGTGGACTTTTAATGGGAGCCTGTATAAACCTACGTCCTGATTTGTATAAAGGTGTTATTGCTGCAGTTCCATTTGTTGATGTGGTAACTACCATGCTCGACGAAACTATTCCGCTTACCACAAGCGAATTCGATGAATGGGGAAATCCCAAAATCGAAAAGTATTACTACTATATGCTTTCTTATTCGCCATACGATAATGTGGAAGCTAAAGATTATCCGGCTTTGCTGGTTACAACCGGACTGCATGATTCGCAGGTACAGTATTGGGAGCCGGCCAAATGGGTCGCCAAATTGCGAGAATTGAAAACTGATGATAATCCGCTGTTATTCCACATTAATATGGAATACGGACATGGAGGGGCCTCCGGGCGTTATGAATGGATAAAAGAAACGGCACTGGAATATGCGTTCATTTTCGACCAGATCGGAATTACAGAATAA